TCGGCCGTCAGGTGCGGCACCGGATCGGCGGCGAGATCTCGCACCATCACGTCGGCGCCGGGATTGGCGGCGCGCCAGTTGGCGACGAAGGCATCGGCGAGGCGGCTGGAATGGCCGGCGGTGGAATTGAGGCTCGAATTCAGTTGCAGCAGGGTCCTGGTTTTCATGGCTCACCTCACGTTGGTGTGTGAAGTGATTAAAGCATTTACGCTTTCGATAAAAAACATCAAAATTTGAGCGTTATCTATCGAAAGCATCGATCATGGCCCAAAGCCCGCGCATCACCCTGGAGCAGTGGGAAGCGCTCGTCGCGGTCGTCGAGGCAGGCAGCTACGCCAAGGCCGCCGAGCGCATGAACAAGACGCAGTCGACGGTCACCTACGGCGTGCAGAAGATCGAGTCGCTGCTCGACGTCAAGGCGTTCGACATCGTCGGCCGCAAGGCGGTGCTGACGCCGACGGGACAGCTGCTCTACCGCCGCGCGCGCGTGCTGCTGGAGGAAGCCGGCGGGCTCGAGACCGCCGCACGGCGGCTGTCGGCCGGATGGGAAGCAGAGATCCGCGTCGCGATGGAGCACATCTTTCCCAACGTCGTGATGTTCGAGTGCCTCCAGCGCTTCGGCGAGGAGAGTCCGCACACGCACATCGAGCTCATCGAATCGGTGATCAGCGGCACCTCGGAGGCGCTGATCCAGGGCGTCGCCGATCTCGCGCTGACGCCGCTCGTGCCGCCGGGATTCTTCGGCGAATCGCTGCTGCGGATGCGCCTGTTACCGGTGGTGAATCCCGAGCATGCGCTGATCAAGCTCGGCCGCGCGGTGACGCACGACGACCTGCGCAAGCATCGCCAGCTCGTCGTCAGGGAATCGGGGACGGTGCGCGTCACGCGGCTTTCGGTCGAGGCCGCGCAGCGCTGGACCGTGAGCCACATGGCGACCTCGATCCAGGCGGCGCGCATGGGCTACGGCTACGCGTGGCTGCCGGAAGAGAAGATCCGCGAGGAGCTCGCTGCGGGCGCGCTCGTGCCCCTGCCCCTGCGCGACGGCCGCGACCGCTACGCCGAGC
The DNA window shown above is from Burkholderiales bacterium and carries:
- a CDS encoding LysR family transcriptional regulator, with translation MAQSPRITLEQWEALVAVVEAGSYAKAAERMNKTQSTVTYGVQKIESLLDVKAFDIVGRKAVLTPTGQLLYRRARVLLEEAGGLETAARRLSAGWEAEIRVAMEHIFPNVVMFECLQRFGEESPHTHIELIESVISGTSEALIQGVADLALTPLVPPGFFGESLLRMRLLPVVNPEHALIKLGRAVTHDDLRKHRQLVVRESGTVRVTRLSVEAAQRWTVSHMATSIQAARMGYGYAWLPEEKIREELAAGALVPLPLRDGRDRYAELYLVYADRDAAGPGVLRLGEIIRETTSRVCAREQAKAATKK